The following are encoded in a window of Clostridium thermarum genomic DNA:
- the iadA gene encoding beta-aspartyl-peptidase, whose protein sequence is MIIIKNAEVYAPEYLGKKSILLAGGTIEGVYDNLAIPEDFPDIEVIDGEGKLIFPGFIDSHVHIIGGGGEGGFRTRTPEIQLSELIEGGITTVVGCLGTDSVCRNMKTLLAKAHGLEEEGITAYILSGSYQIPVVSITGKASEDIMLIEKVIGLGELALADHRSSQPTYEEFLRIVAEARVAGLLSGKCGIVNIHIGNGRNGVKYLMKMLEETEITAKQVLPTHINRSRTLLDMGAKYAAMGGIIDLTTSFDPDHLEDDEVRAGEALKLLLDYGVDIANIQFTSDGHGSLPKFNDEGEFAGLGIGSVQSLYDEVKEAILTYDVDMEQALKVITSNVADNLKLDNKGRVHKGKDADLVIVDKNTLNIEGVIAKGKKLMMNGEILVKGTFED, encoded by the coding sequence TTGATAATAATAAAAAATGCAGAAGTTTATGCTCCGGAATATTTGGGTAAAAAATCTATACTTTTAGCCGGAGGAACTATAGAAGGAGTCTATGACAATTTAGCCATACCGGAAGATTTTCCTGATATTGAGGTTATTGATGGAGAGGGAAAGCTGATTTTTCCTGGTTTTATAGATTCTCACGTGCACATAATAGGCGGTGGAGGGGAAGGCGGTTTTAGAACCAGGACTCCTGAAATACAGTTATCTGAGCTGATTGAGGGTGGTATTACCACTGTGGTAGGCTGCTTAGGTACAGATTCAGTGTGCAGAAACATGAAAACTCTCTTAGCTAAAGCCCATGGACTTGAGGAGGAGGGAATTACAGCCTACATATTATCTGGATCCTATCAAATACCGGTAGTGTCTATCACAGGAAAGGCTTCAGAGGACATTATGCTTATAGAAAAGGTAATTGGATTAGGAGAACTGGCCTTGGCAGATCACCGTTCTTCACAACCTACTTACGAAGAATTTCTTAGAATAGTTGCAGAAGCTAGGGTTGCAGGCCTATTATCAGGAAAATGCGGTATAGTAAATATTCATATTGGTAATGGCAGAAATGGAGTTAAATATTTAATGAAAATGCTGGAGGAGACAGAGATAACTGCCAAACAAGTTTTACCTACCCATATAAACAGGTCCAGAACCTTGCTTGATATGGGGGCAAAATATGCAGCTATGGGAGGTATTATAGACTTAACCACCAGCTTTGACCCGGATCATTTAGAAGATGATGAAGTCAGGGCAGGGGAAGCTTTGAAGCTACTGCTGGACTATGGAGTGGATATTGCAAACATACAATTTACTTCTGATGGGCATGGAAGTCTTCCTAAATTTAATGATGAGGGTGAATTTGCCGGTCTTGGAATAGGCTCTGTACAATCATTGTATGATGAGGTAAAAGAGGCTATATTAACATATGATGTTGATATGGAGCAGGCATTAAAGGTAATTACCTCTAATGTGGCAGACAACCTAAAGCTTGACAATAAAGGTAGGGTGCATAAGGGCAAGGATGCAGACCTCGTTATTGTAGATAAAAACACTCTAAATATAGAGGGGGTTATAGCTAAAGGTAAAAAGCTTATGATGAACGGTGAAATTTTGGTAAAGGGAACCTTTGAAGATTAG
- a CDS encoding tetratricopeptide repeat protein has translation MDVSTKYYKKAVTYYNEAQMEKALYFCEKSISNSLKSAAAINLKGLLLYLKGELTEAEALWKINHDYNKDQVAKKYLENLEKDKELLRLYTKAQEAMAHMDFKDALVLLQQCAKSDFNAIGVNNALSTVYIQLGRYEEAKECIRKVTAIDKYDKVSRENTNLLIEYRVIGKTQKRKFIFGTSVIALALMVWIGNRALNKDGRNFEVDSQNNIVLKEDTSLPSNDEGEMVIEETPIVEETPVIEEIPIEEKEVYTFPRTELKNAVDSKNYEGLDELLKDVIYDELSGEDKAVYIKAKQLLIDEGVAYFYNKGREQHVEKKYEEALRYYSRAEAYSEAVHLNADILYMTGDCYESLGNIERATDYYNKYLSLYSAYGYEDTALYKLALIYKDIDINLAKKYASEIVNNYKKSIYNNSVIKSIANLK, from the coding sequence ATGGATGTGAGTACAAAATACTATAAGAAGGCAGTAACATACTACAATGAAGCTCAGATGGAAAAGGCACTTTATTTCTGTGAAAAAAGTATATCAAACAGTCTCAAAAGTGCTGCAGCCATTAACCTAAAGGGCTTATTGCTATATTTAAAAGGAGAGCTGACAGAGGCAGAAGCGCTTTGGAAAATAAACCATGACTATAATAAAGATCAAGTAGCGAAAAAGTACTTAGAGAACTTAGAAAAGGATAAGGAATTATTAAGACTGTATACAAAGGCTCAAGAAGCAATGGCACATATGGATTTTAAGGATGCATTAGTACTATTGCAGCAGTGTGCAAAAAGTGATTTTAATGCAATTGGTGTAAATAATGCTCTGTCTACAGTTTACATCCAACTAGGTCGGTATGAAGAAGCTAAAGAATGCATCAGAAAAGTAACTGCCATTGATAAATATGATAAAGTTTCAAGAGAGAATACAAATCTCCTAATAGAATATAGGGTAATAGGTAAAACACAAAAAAGGAAGTTTATTTTTGGAACCAGTGTAATTGCTTTAGCACTAATGGTTTGGATAGGGAACCGGGCATTAAATAAAGATGGCAGAAATTTTGAAGTGGACAGTCAAAATAATATAGTTCTAAAAGAAGATACCTCATTACCATCAAATGATGAAGGGGAGATGGTAATTGAAGAAACTCCTATAGTGGAGGAGACTCCTGTAATAGAAGAAATACCAATAGAAGAAAAGGAGGTATATACCTTTCCTAGAACAGAGCTTAAGAATGCAGTGGACAGTAAAAACTATGAGGGATTAGATGAGCTTTTGAAAGATGTTATCTATGATGAGCTATCCGGTGAAGATAAGGCCGTATATATTAAAGCTAAGCAGCTATTAATTGATGAGGGAGTTGCCTACTTTTATAATAAGGGGAGAGAGCAGCACGTAGAGAAAAAGTATGAGGAAGCTCTCAGATATTACAGCAGGGCAGAAGCTTATTCGGAGGCAGTTCACCTAAATGCAGATATATTATACATGACCGGTGACTGCTATGAAAGTCTAGGTAATATAGAGAGGGCTACAGACTACTACAATAAGTATTTGAGTCTATATTCTGCTTATGGTTATGAGGATACTGCATTGTATAAGTTAGCCCTGATATACAAAGACATCGATATTAACTTGGCTAAAAAGTATGCCTCCGAAATAGTAAATAACTACAAAAAATCCATATATAATAATTCAGTGATTAAGTCTATAGCTAATTTAAAATAA
- a CDS encoding DUF4652 domain-containing protein, with protein MNCKIFMKKLPELIDNTLIYDMKEAMEKHMSTCPECRASYEAEKSLDEMFANALQFEDIKFNSSRAEIMRGIDKNRYGKGPLKKMKYSMKKFRWQIVSTAAILVIGIVSAPLIMDFNSQRDNSDQYMTEYARIEGVQESSEAPSMKEADRVQNDFSNVKMGITASLNNPESYDATEKVNQVYMPVFEKIAINKIEEPKLATAWKKSPDGSLDITISGKGANASEEGVADLVVSRKQDSALWKLSLADNKVKQFTPMFVEWFDNENVLTVVGYGYGTVTAGGDLIFLNVNTGTAFNVYPENSMDYKNQVVNVVKKDDTIELTLRLYEDDSMTSYKEEKRVFNYKEDETNGLVLTEVSRIPQN; from the coding sequence ATGAATTGCAAAATTTTCATGAAAAAGCTGCCGGAGCTTATTGACAACACCTTGATATACGATATGAAAGAAGCTATGGAAAAGCATATGAGTACTTGTCCAGAATGCAGAGCGTCTTATGAAGCAGAGAAAAGTCTTGATGAAATGTTTGCAAATGCTCTGCAGTTTGAAGATATTAAATTTAACAGCTCCAGGGCAGAAATAATGAGAGGCATAGATAAAAATAGATATGGTAAAGGTCCGCTTAAGAAGATGAAGTACAGCATGAAAAAGTTTCGCTGGCAAATTGTTTCTACTGCCGCAATATTAGTTATTGGAATAGTCTCTGCACCTCTTATAATGGACTTTAACTCTCAAAGAGATAATTCTGACCAGTATATGACAGAGTATGCAAGAATAGAGGGTGTACAGGAGAGTAGTGAAGCCCCAAGTATGAAGGAAGCTGATAGAGTACAGAATGATTTTAGTAACGTTAAAATGGGTATAACAGCTTCATTAAATAATCCAGAAAGCTATGATGCTACAGAAAAAGTAAATCAAGTATATATGCCAGTGTTCGAAAAAATTGCTATCAACAAAATTGAGGAACCTAAATTGGCTACAGCATGGAAAAAGTCACCTGACGGAAGTCTAGACATAACTATAAGCGGAAAAGGTGCAAATGCTTCAGAAGAAGGGGTAGCGGACTTGGTGGTTTCTAGAAAACAGGACTCAGCCCTTTGGAAGTTAAGTCTTGCCGATAATAAAGTAAAACAGTTTACTCCAATGTTTGTTGAATGGTTTGATAATGAGAATGTGCTTACTGTTGTCGGCTATGGATATGGAACGGTAACAGCTGGTGGGGACCTGATATTCTTAAATGTAAATACAGGAACAGCTTTCAATGTATATCCTGAAAATTCTATGGACTATAAGAACCAGGTAGTTAATGTGGTGAAGAAAGATGATACCATAGAATTAACCCTAAGACTTTATGAAGACGACAGTATGACATCCTATAAGGAAGAAAAAAGGGTATTTAATTATAAAGAAGATGAAACTAACGGATTGGTACTGACCGAAGTTAGTCGAATACCGCAAAATTAG
- a CDS encoding RNA polymerase sigma factor: protein MDEDIKLVKSVLNGNIDSFNIIVNKYETMILKFIYNILRDKEASEDISQEVFITVYNKLYMYNTSYKFSNWILQIARNKCIDYIRKYKRVYESNLDDIKEVASNEMSPEQTAEFKETKETVLNFIKELSETDRQIIILRYTQNLTFYDIGEILNISESAVKRRYYKLRDKFKENSKVKEKRWRV from the coding sequence ATGGATGAAGATATAAAATTGGTCAAATCCGTTTTAAATGGAAATATAGATAGTTTTAACATAATAGTCAATAAGTATGAAACTATGATTTTAAAATTTATATATAATATATTGAGAGATAAAGAGGCCTCAGAAGATATATCTCAAGAAGTTTTTATTACAGTATATAATAAGCTGTATATGTATAATACAAGCTACAAATTTTCTAACTGGATTCTTCAGATAGCCAGAAATAAATGTATTGACTATATCAGAAAATATAAAAGGGTGTATGAGTCAAATCTTGACGATATAAAAGAAGTTGCCAGCAATGAAATGTCACCTGAACAGACTGCTGAGTTTAAAGAGACCAAGGAAACTGTTTTAAATTTCATCAAGGAGCTTAGTGAAACGGACAGACAGATAATAATATTAAGATATACTCAAAACCTAACTTTTTATGATATAGGTGAGATACTGAATATTAGTGAATCTGCCGTTAAAAGAAGGTACTATAAGCTAAGAGATAAATTTAAAGAAAATTCTAAAGTAAAGGAAAAGAGGTGGAGAGTATGA
- a CDS encoding YitT family protein yields MTNLRISYFDFREKKTVYAKRAIIILLSSLLFSISINLFLAPNKFLSGGVSGIALILQYVTGISAGYSVILINIPLLILSLKKLDKEFTFLTALGIVSQSVFLILTKGISKYYQTNDLLLVSICAGVINGFALGNIFKCHGSLGGTDIITMIVRRKANFNLGKASFAINLVIVSIGSLIFGVEKGIYTLIAMYINSSVIDQVIKGFNKKNLVFIVTSKEELIIDRITHDLRRSATILKGKGAYSKMEKTVIYCVVATSQIPRIKQIVEKTDGGAFMSILDASQVQGRGFDHPI; encoded by the coding sequence CAATAATCATATTACTATCGAGTTTATTGTTTTCCATATCTATTAATCTATTTCTTGCTCCGAATAAATTTCTAAGTGGAGGAGTTTCAGGTATTGCGCTTATTCTCCAGTATGTGACTGGAATAAGTGCTGGTTATAGTGTTATCTTAATAAACATTCCATTGCTCATATTAAGTCTTAAGAAGCTGGATAAGGAGTTTACTTTCTTAACGGCCTTAGGTATTGTTTCACAGTCAGTCTTTCTAATACTTACCAAAGGGATTTCGAAATACTATCAAACCAATGATCTGCTGCTAGTCAGTATATGTGCCGGAGTAATCAATGGGTTTGCCTTAGGAAATATATTTAAGTGCCATGGTTCACTTGGTGGAACTGATATCATTACTATGATAGTAAGAAGAAAAGCTAACTTTAATTTGGGAAAGGCTTCTTTTGCAATAAATCTTGTTATAGTTTCAATAGGTTCACTTATTTTTGGAGTGGAAAAGGGAATATATACTTTAATTGCAATGTACATAAACTCTTCTGTTATAGATCAGGTTATAAAGGGTTTCAATAAGAAGAATTTAGTTTTCATAGTAACCTCAAAGGAAGAACTAATTATAGATAGAATAACCCATGATTTAAGAAGAAGCGCCACAATACTGAAAGGAAAGGGAGCTTATTCGAAAATGGAAAAGACAGTAATATATTGTGTTGTGGCTACATCGCAAATTCCACGAATTAAGCAGATAGTAGAAAAGACCGATGGGGGAGCCTTTATGTCCATCTTAGATGCCTCTCAGGTACAGGGTAGAGGCTTTGATCATCCTATTTAA